One Rossellomorea aquimaris DNA window includes the following coding sequences:
- a CDS encoding LytTR family DNA-binding domain-containing protein — protein MKIGLVDDRMIDLDKLNGIISRIQNVEIVFSTTSAEEAYDQIKKETIDVLIADIEMPHLSGYELADIIHSHALNISVIFVTGNSGYAVHAFELNVHDYIMKPYTNDRLMKSIERLVEKSRSAELTGRLYLKQKNDIHIVQKKDIVFIERSGRSTTIYTKDEEIKTYLTLNELEGELRERDFIRSHRSFIINIHYVKNFSLYAKNSYVTTFEGLDKQAMITKEKVVFLQKNYF, from the coding sequence TGAAAATCGGTCTAGTAGACGATCGGATGATAGATTTAGATAAATTGAATGGCATCATTTCCCGCATACAGAATGTGGAGATTGTCTTCTCTACCACTTCGGCAGAAGAAGCCTATGATCAGATCAAGAAAGAAACGATTGACGTGTTGATAGCAGATATCGAGATGCCCCATTTGTCAGGTTATGAGCTGGCGGATATCATTCATTCCCATGCCCTGAATATTTCCGTGATATTCGTAACGGGAAACAGCGGCTATGCTGTCCATGCCTTTGAACTGAATGTCCATGACTACATCATGAAGCCCTATACCAATGACCGCTTGATGAAATCCATCGAGCGGCTGGTGGAAAAGTCAAGGTCCGCTGAATTGACAGGAAGACTCTATTTAAAACAAAAGAATGATATCCATATTGTCCAGAAGAAGGACATTGTCTTTATTGAACGGTCCGGACGATCGACTACAATCTATACCAAGGATGAAGAAATCAAAACTTATCTCACCTTGAATGAACTCGAGGGTGAATTACGCGAACGGGACTTCATACGATCCCATCGTTCCTTCATCATCAACATTCACTACGTCAAGAACTTCTCTCTATATGCGAAAAATTCATATGTGACCACATTCGAAGGACTCGACAAGCAAGCAATGATTACAAAGGAAAAGGTCGTTTTTCTGCAAAAAAATTACTTTTAA
- a CDS encoding flavoprotein, which produces MNDHTFRPFLDAFLAAWKRSSLMELEHFISKDYQAREVTGGEIADFGYEESIDGWKQGFHFVNANDAKWNVKEISIIPLREDEMMAILSATIHIQGKSMETANIFFNTFKKNNHNEWKLVRSYIEAGVSLEKLNAQHEQQLE; this is translated from the coding sequence ATGAATGACCATACGTTCAGACCGTTTCTTGATGCATTTTTGGCAGCCTGGAAACGTTCATCTTTAATGGAGCTGGAACATTTCATTTCAAAGGATTATCAAGCTAGAGAAGTAACGGGAGGAGAAATCGCAGACTTTGGTTATGAAGAATCGATCGATGGATGGAAGCAGGGATTTCATTTCGTGAATGCCAACGATGCAAAGTGGAATGTAAAAGAAATATCCATCATTCCGTTAAGGGAAGATGAAATGATGGCCATCCTATCTGCAACCATTCATATCCAAGGGAAATCAATGGAGACAGCCAATATCTTCTTTAATACATTTAAGAAGAACAACCATAACGAGTGGAAGCTGGTAAGAAGCTACATTGAGGCAGGGGTTTCGCTCGAGAAACTTAATGCGCAACATGAGCAGCAGTTGGAATGA
- a CDS encoding amidohydrolase: MIWLKNVKLEVGNIENEGMTETKTELFHLGVKEGKIVQQLPHSQSIPETADVLYDVKGHLAIPTFKEMHNHLDKTYLTLGWKATKPVKNLKERLQFEAEELTELAPTTKQRAKRMIDEILSNGSTHIRTHVNIDPYIGLKNLEGVIEALDEYKHAVTADIIAFPQHGLIRDSVPTLMREAMRNGATMVGGLDPAGIDRSIEKSLYETMNIASEFNADVDIHLHDSGHVGTYTIDKWIDMVEESNWQNRTAISHAFCIGEVPEVKQIELAERLRENGVSIMSTIPLTKSLPPIQLLDDHGVKVHLGCDGFYDSWSPLGHGDVLEKVYKYGQLTRRSGEVSLRDSLKWITGGTTALTKTGEYKWPKVEDEASFIFVDAASSAEVVARRPKRLAVMNKGKVVYGSLWSTHELVK; this comes from the coding sequence ATGATCTGGCTGAAAAATGTGAAGCTTGAAGTAGGAAACATTGAAAATGAAGGAATGACCGAAACGAAAACAGAGCTTTTTCATCTCGGGGTCAAGGAAGGGAAAATCGTTCAACAGCTGCCTCATTCACAGTCCATACCCGAGACTGCCGATGTGCTCTATGATGTGAAAGGTCACTTGGCCATTCCGACCTTTAAAGAAATGCATAACCATTTGGACAAAACGTATCTAACGCTTGGATGGAAAGCGACGAAGCCCGTTAAAAATCTGAAAGAAAGACTGCAATTTGAAGCGGAGGAGCTGACAGAACTCGCACCGACGACCAAACAAAGAGCAAAACGGATGATCGACGAAATCCTTTCAAACGGTTCAACGCATATCCGCACTCACGTAAACATTGACCCATACATTGGATTGAAGAACCTCGAGGGTGTCATCGAGGCATTGGACGAGTATAAACATGCAGTCACAGCAGACATCATTGCTTTCCCGCAACATGGATTAATAAGAGATTCCGTGCCGACACTGATGAGAGAAGCGATGAGAAATGGAGCCACAATGGTAGGCGGCCTCGATCCTGCAGGAATCGATCGCTCTATTGAAAAGTCACTCTATGAAACGATGAATATCGCATCGGAGTTTAATGCAGATGTAGACATCCATCTACACGATAGCGGGCATGTGGGAACCTACACCATCGATAAGTGGATCGATATGGTGGAAGAGTCAAACTGGCAAAACCGGACAGCCATCAGCCATGCCTTCTGTATCGGGGAAGTACCTGAAGTGAAACAAATTGAACTGGCAGAGCGTTTGAGGGAAAATGGTGTTTCGATTATGTCTACCATTCCTTTGACAAAGTCCCTTCCGCCAATACAGCTCCTGGATGATCATGGAGTGAAAGTACATCTTGGTTGTGATGGATTCTATGATTCCTGGAGTCCACTGGGTCACGGGGACGTGTTAGAGAAAGTGTATAAATACGGTCAGCTGACAAGAAGAAGCGGTGAAGTATCATTACGGGACAGCCTTAAATGGATCACAGGAGGCACAACCGCACTGACGAAGACAGGTGAATACAAGTGGCCGAAGGTGGAGGATGAAGCAAGCTTTATCTTCGTTGACGCCGCTTCGTCAGCAGAGGTCGTTGCCAGAAGACCGAAACGACTGGCCGTGATGAACAAAGGAAAAGTGGTATATGGGTCTCTCTGGAGTACCCATGAGCTGGTGAAATGA
- the helD gene encoding RNA polymerase recycling motor HelD: MNLEIRQEQERVDRVIETIVEQIGRLEDETGRRQDEVVEIRKHFWDEVKVNTDTFDDFLETVLSLRQQAQVLTVSQSTHKQAVKKLSALQRMKGKPYFGRIDFTEEGEATSEKVYIGIATLTDHSGEDFLIYDWRAPISSVYYDYPPGPAEYTTPGGIIRGTLEKKWQYLIRDGVIDSMFDTSLTIGDEILQEVLGKRTDTHMNSIVATIQQKQNQIIRHDHGRLLIVQGAAGSGKTSAALQRIAYLLYKYRGSLKADQIILFSPNAMFNSYVSNVLPELGEENMEQVTFQEYLDHRLSKEFELEGPYSQLEYVLTETGAPSYRTRTSSISFKASTDFFDIIKLYRTSLKESGMRFKGIKFRGNPIITARQITERFYSNDTSLRFHNRLEKLTEWINQQIDEAEKIERSKPWVEEEIELMSNEDYHKAHQHLQKKYSSNDYEIEYEALARLTVRRRFKGLRKAIERFQYVDVKGMYHQLFADPANISTLWSGEIPEEWEDICRSTVNMLEEGELSYEDATPFLLLKELILGFQTNTSIKHVLIDEAQDYSPFQFEFIKRLFPSAKMTVLGDFNQAIFAHAREHVDFSTLTGLYGQNETNVINLNQSYRSTKPIIEFTRRLVPGGDQISPFDRDGEKPVLTQVADHDELHRRIAAKIEEWLDGDYHSIAVICKSAKESEAAYASLSGVEGIKLMKSASLEYEQGVIIIPAYLAKGIEFDAVILYDASARSYGDESLSRLFYTACTRAMHELHLFSVGEPSPFFEPIQADLYSSEPS; encoded by the coding sequence ATGAATCTTGAAATTCGGCAGGAGCAGGAACGTGTGGACCGTGTCATTGAGACAATTGTGGAGCAAATCGGACGCCTGGAAGATGAAACAGGACGGCGCCAGGACGAAGTGGTGGAGATTCGCAAACACTTCTGGGATGAGGTTAAGGTGAATACGGATACGTTCGATGATTTTTTGGAAACGGTCCTCAGTTTGAGGCAACAGGCACAAGTGTTGACTGTCAGTCAAAGCACTCACAAGCAGGCAGTAAAAAAGTTATCCGCGTTACAGCGCATGAAGGGAAAGCCTTATTTCGGACGCATTGATTTTACCGAAGAAGGAGAAGCGACGTCGGAAAAGGTCTATATCGGCATTGCCACCCTTACGGATCATAGTGGGGAGGATTTCCTGATCTATGATTGGCGCGCTCCGATTTCGAGTGTTTACTATGATTATCCTCCAGGTCCTGCAGAATACACCACACCCGGGGGCATAATCAGAGGGACGCTGGAGAAAAAATGGCAGTATCTCATCCGTGACGGTGTCATCGACTCCATGTTCGATACCAGCCTGACGATTGGGGATGAAATTTTGCAGGAGGTGCTTGGGAAGCGGACTGATACCCATATGAACAGCATAGTGGCTACCATCCAGCAGAAGCAGAATCAAATCATCAGGCACGATCACGGCCGGCTCCTCATTGTTCAAGGTGCAGCTGGCAGCGGGAAAACATCGGCCGCCCTTCAGCGTATTGCATATTTACTTTATAAATATCGGGGCAGTCTCAAGGCGGATCAAATCATTCTGTTTTCCCCGAATGCCATGTTCAACAGCTATGTGTCGAACGTATTGCCTGAGCTTGGTGAAGAGAATATGGAGCAAGTGACCTTTCAGGAATATTTGGACCATCGATTGAGTAAGGAGTTCGAATTGGAGGGACCATACAGTCAATTGGAATACGTCCTGACTGAAACGGGTGCCCCCTCGTACCGGACCAGGACGTCAAGTATTTCCTTCAAGGCATCGACGGATTTCTTTGACATCATTAAATTATACAGAACGTCACTGAAAGAATCCGGGATGCGATTCAAAGGAATTAAGTTTCGGGGAAATCCGATCATCACAGCAAGACAAATCACGGAACGGTTTTATTCCAATGATACGTCACTACGTTTTCATAACAGGCTGGAGAAATTGACCGAGTGGATCAATCAACAGATTGATGAAGCTGAGAAGATTGAACGGAGCAAGCCTTGGGTAGAAGAAGAAATCGAGCTGATGAGCAATGAGGACTATCACAAAGCACATCAGCACCTGCAGAAGAAATATTCTTCGAATGATTATGAGATCGAGTATGAGGCGCTGGCCCGATTGACTGTTCGTAGGAGATTCAAGGGACTGCGAAAAGCGATCGAGAGATTTCAATATGTGGATGTGAAGGGAATGTATCATCAGCTTTTTGCGGATCCGGCGAACATTTCCACATTATGGAGCGGGGAGATCCCTGAAGAGTGGGAGGATATTTGCCGCTCGACTGTGAACATGCTCGAAGAAGGGGAACTGTCCTACGAGGATGCGACTCCTTTTTTATTGTTAAAAGAGCTGATTCTCGGCTTTCAGACCAATACGTCGATTAAGCATGTGCTCATCGATGAAGCACAGGATTACTCACCTTTTCAGTTCGAATTCATCAAGCGTCTGTTTCCTTCAGCTAAAATGACCGTGCTCGGCGACTTTAATCAGGCCATCTTTGCACATGCACGTGAGCACGTGGATTTCAGCACACTGACCGGACTTTACGGACAGAATGAAACCAACGTGATCAACCTAAATCAGAGCTACCGGTCGACCAAGCCGATCATCGAGTTCACACGCCGGCTTGTGCCTGGAGGAGACCAGATATCCCCATTTGACCGTGACGGGGAAAAACCGGTGCTTACCCAGGTCGCTGATCACGATGAACTCCACCGCCGAATTGCAGCGAAAATAGAAGAATGGCTGGACGGGGATTATCACTCCATAGCCGTCATATGTAAATCTGCGAAAGAAAGTGAAGCCGCATACGCCTCCTTAAGCGGTGTGGAAGGCATCAAGCTCATGAAAAGCGCCTCCCTTGAATATGAACAAGGTGTAATCATCATCCCCGCCTATCTGGCAAAAGGAATCGAATTTGACGCCGTCATCCTCTATGATGCGTCCGCCCGCTCGTATGGTGACGAAAGCCTCAGCCGCTTATTCTACACGGCCTGCACAAGAGCCATGCACGAACTGCACCTATTCAGTGTAGGCGAACCGAGTCCATTCTTTGAGCCTATACAAGCGGACCTCTATAGTAGCGAACCGTCTTAA
- a CDS encoding GHKL domain-containing protein translates to MNFYWVTLILLGFVHLHALLLNLAWDFPFYITFLVVSLTLYILFRKKSISFLKTDQRWMGALFLIQLLLLLPYLVMEVSWFYGVFLVLFMCLEWIRWEVSNRIAQLHKENGQFEEERAQLTETFRIVRSERHDFLKHVSSIHYMLENRHHDEATAYLDDLVDGYEETNLSIKGERGSIAGILHQMYSQGKASGVTMIYDVDLPLSTLPIPDKKLVTLLGNLLSNSIDASIEWQNHYGKPATVTLQFYKRSGLYVLICQNPSLPIPIHILDKLYQSYGHTTKGEKHEGLGTKVIQDTVGDYQGLLDFVFRDEEFTVKIKFPAIH, encoded by the coding sequence GTGAACTTTTATTGGGTTACTCTCATCCTGCTAGGATTCGTGCATCTGCATGCTCTTCTTTTGAATCTGGCTTGGGACTTCCCTTTCTATATAACATTTCTAGTAGTCTCACTCACTCTGTATATACTATTTAGAAAAAAAAGTATATCTTTCTTAAAAACAGATCAGAGGTGGATGGGTGCACTCTTTCTCATACAGCTCCTCCTGTTGCTCCCATACCTTGTCATGGAGGTTTCCTGGTTTTACGGGGTATTTCTGGTGCTGTTCATGTGTCTGGAATGGATAAGGTGGGAAGTGTCCAATCGAATCGCACAGCTCCATAAAGAAAACGGTCAATTTGAAGAAGAGCGTGCTCAACTCACGGAAACCTTCCGCATCGTTCGCAGTGAACGACATGATTTCCTCAAGCATGTTTCTTCAATCCACTACATGCTTGAAAACCGGCACCATGACGAGGCCACCGCCTACCTTGATGATTTGGTGGATGGATATGAGGAAACGAATCTCTCCATTAAGGGTGAACGAGGCAGTATCGCAGGCATTCTTCATCAAATGTACAGCCAGGGAAAGGCTTCGGGGGTGACGATGATCTACGATGTGGACTTGCCGCTATCCACCCTGCCCATTCCGGATAAAAAGTTGGTGACACTACTTGGAAACCTGCTATCCAATAGCATCGATGCTTCCATTGAATGGCAGAATCACTACGGGAAACCCGCCACCGTCACCCTTCAGTTCTACAAACGAAGCGGCTTGTACGTGCTGATCTGTCAAAACCCGAGCCTCCCGATTCCGATTCACATTCTGGATAAGCTTTATCAGAGCTATGGCCACACGACAAAGGGGGAGAAACACGAAGGGCTCGGTACGAAGGTCATTCAGGACACGGTCGGCGATTACCAAGGTTTACTGGACTTTGTATTTCGAGATGAAGAATTTACGGTGAAGATTAAATTTCCGGCAATACATTAG
- a CDS encoding DMT family transporter encodes MTEKLNGKPVYLYMGLLFCVICWGSNFIFGAILVQYFKPMEIAFLRLIFITLFLLIVFYKPIKKAPSLKSMIVPLIFISFIGVTLNHWSFYASLTTASPVTAALILATAPICTSLINSVVFKERKRPFFWMWSLLSFFGVLLVIMKKGAIVMGMGEGYIFLTMLTFSVFMVLVERYASHLSSILLTFYSTVVGLVFMTVFLPFSEVSILKAVPFSIWMLLFLTAIIMHGICPLIWNHCISRVGSTNTSLLLNIEPFVAMVVGYIVLKESVSGMQMIGAMIILLSVTMALHSNRRTQLGQGERHLFPTNSNTL; translated from the coding sequence ATGACAGAAAAGCTAAATGGAAAGCCCGTGTATCTCTACATGGGCCTCCTTTTTTGTGTGATCTGCTGGGGAAGTAATTTTATTTTTGGTGCGATATTAGTACAGTATTTCAAGCCGATGGAAATCGCTTTTTTAAGGCTGATTTTTATTACCTTGTTTCTTCTAATAGTGTTTTATAAACCGATTAAAAAAGCTCCTTCGTTGAAATCAATGATCGTCCCACTAATCTTCATCAGCTTCATTGGCGTGACCCTGAATCATTGGAGCTTCTATGCCAGCTTGACCACAGCATCACCCGTAACTGCTGCTTTGATCCTGGCTACAGCTCCCATTTGTACATCCCTTATCAATTCGGTTGTATTTAAGGAACGTAAAAGGCCATTTTTCTGGATGTGGAGCCTTCTCAGCTTCTTCGGCGTGCTCCTGGTCATCATGAAGAAAGGGGCTATCGTGATGGGTATGGGAGAAGGATATATTTTTCTCACGATGCTTACATTTTCCGTCTTCATGGTCCTTGTGGAACGATATGCAAGCCATCTTTCTTCTATTCTATTGACCTTTTATTCGACCGTGGTAGGGTTAGTCTTCATGACCGTGTTTTTACCATTCTCCGAAGTCTCCATTCTGAAGGCCGTTCCGTTCAGCATTTGGATGCTGCTTTTTCTCACAGCGATCATCATGCATGGGATATGCCCGCTTATTTGGAATCATTGCATATCAAGGGTCGGATCGACCAATACGTCACTCCTATTAAACATTGAACCATTTGTGGCAATGGTGGTGGGATATATTGTGTTGAAGGAATCGGTAAGCGGGATGCAAATGATCGGTGCGATGATCATCTTATTGAGCGTCACAATGGCTCTCCATTCCAATCGAAGAACGCAATTGGGACAGGGGGAAAGGCACCTTTTCCCGACAAATTCAAATACACTGTGA
- a CDS encoding D-serine ammonia-lyase, with protein sequence MEHTYGLKPALFSDLKAMKETFWSNSSLKSCVNSETNTVGGTDIYDAEKRLLRFAPYIKQVFPETEEKNGIIESPIQRLRDMKQELETYYQTTIPGKLLLKCDNELPIAGSIKARGGIYEVLKLAETLLLDHDMIQLTDDYSVLADRSFKEFFSQYSIAVGSTGNLAISIGTIGAALGFNVTVHMSREAKEWKKDLLREKGVTVIEHQNDFSYAVEEGRKQCMKDSSCFFIDDENSKDLFMGYAVAGLRLRKQFEEEGVKVDRDHPLIVYLPCGVGGGPGGVTYGLKHVFGDHVHCYFAEPTNSPCMLLGLSTGKHENICVRDIGLSNRTEADGLAVGRPSALAGRMVQKLVNGVYTVSDENLFKMLALLRKSESISLEPSALAGMLGPTLPQIRKHLESLSLTSNQLNHATHLVWATGGNLVPSSIMESYVAKGNGLL encoded by the coding sequence ATGGAACATACATACGGCTTGAAACCGGCTTTATTTTCCGATCTAAAAGCAATGAAAGAGACCTTCTGGTCAAACTCATCACTAAAATCCTGCGTCAATTCTGAAACAAACACTGTAGGCGGAACTGATATCTATGACGCTGAAAAGAGGCTTCTGCGATTTGCTCCTTACATAAAACAAGTTTTTCCCGAAACAGAAGAGAAGAATGGAATCATTGAGTCACCTATCCAAAGACTCCGGGATATGAAGCAAGAACTGGAAACATATTATCAAACAACTATACCGGGAAAGTTACTGTTGAAATGTGACAATGAATTGCCCATTGCTGGTTCAATTAAAGCAAGGGGAGGCATCTACGAAGTTCTGAAACTTGCAGAAACACTCTTGCTTGACCACGATATGATTCAATTGACAGATGACTATTCCGTGTTAGCCGATCGCTCGTTTAAGGAGTTCTTCTCACAATACTCCATTGCGGTGGGCTCGACGGGAAACTTGGCCATAAGTATTGGAACCATTGGTGCAGCTCTTGGTTTCAATGTGACGGTTCATATGTCGCGTGAAGCGAAAGAGTGGAAAAAGGACCTTCTCAGAGAAAAAGGAGTAACGGTGATCGAGCATCAGAACGATTTTTCCTATGCCGTTGAAGAAGGGCGAAAGCAATGCATGAAGGACTCGAGTTGCTTTTTCATAGATGATGAAAATTCTAAGGATCTTTTCATGGGCTATGCAGTCGCTGGACTACGGTTGCGAAAGCAGTTTGAAGAAGAGGGGGTAAAGGTTGACCGGGATCATCCATTGATCGTGTATTTGCCATGCGGTGTTGGGGGTGGACCTGGAGGGGTGACGTACGGATTGAAGCATGTATTTGGCGATCATGTTCATTGTTACTTTGCTGAACCAACCAATTCTCCATGTATGCTTCTTGGGCTATCGACCGGAAAGCACGAAAATATTTGTGTCCGGGATATAGGATTAAGCAATCGGACAGAAGCCGATGGACTGGCAGTCGGGCGCCCTTCGGCATTAGCAGGAAGGATGGTGCAGAAACTGGTGAACGGCGTGTATACAGTGAGCGATGAGAACTTATTTAAAATGCTTGCTCTTTTACGCAAATCAGAGTCCATTTCCTTAGAGCCTTCAGCGCTTGCGGGGATGTTGGGACCAACCTTGCCGCAAATACGTAAGCATCTTGAATCTCTTTCGTTGACCAGTAATCAATTAAATCATGCCACTCATCTAGTGTGGGCGACAGGAGGGAACTTAGTGCCTTCATCGATTATGGAAAGTTATGTTGCTAAGGGGAATGGTTTACTATAA